A genomic window from Synechococcus sp. WH 8016 includes:
- a CDS encoding carbohydrate ABC transporter permease, with amino-acid sequence MNRRFLVGLLLFWSLGPLLWQVYTSLCSDQALTQPFASIDHRWTLVHYQNVLTANPPFWRYLVNSLIVGVSSTFLCLLLALPAAYALNRIPRKVSMLSRLALVGAALFPYVLLFLALLELARVLNLGNQLLALSLPYAALSQPLAILLLNSAFSDLPPELEDAAKLEGLSLFQRFRWILIPLISPATASTAILVFLFSWNEYPIALTWISDSNKLTLPVAMARIAGSSIYSVPYGAYAAATVLGSIPLVLLVLIFQKPIVSGLTSGAVKG; translated from the coding sequence ATGAACCGTCGTTTTCTTGTTGGACTGCTTTTGTTTTGGTCGTTAGGTCCCTTGCTCTGGCAGGTTTACACATCCCTTTGTAGTGATCAAGCTCTTACACAACCCTTTGCTTCCATCGACCACCGCTGGACTCTTGTTCATTATCAGAATGTTTTAACGGCCAATCCACCGTTTTGGCGATATCTCGTTAACAGTTTGATAGTGGGCGTATCTAGTACATTTCTTTGTTTACTGCTCGCTCTCCCTGCTGCCTATGCATTAAATCGGATTCCCAGAAAGGTATCCATGTTGAGTCGATTGGCTCTTGTCGGTGCTGCTCTGTTTCCTTACGTGCTGTTGTTCTTGGCCTTGCTTGAATTAGCGCGTGTTTTGAATCTGGGCAACCAGCTCTTAGCGTTAAGCCTCCCCTACGCTGCACTTTCTCAACCTCTTGCCATTCTTCTACTGAATAGTGCGTTCAGTGATCTGCCACCTGAATTAGAGGATGCGGCAAAGCTCGAAGGCCTTTCATTGTTTCAAAGATTCCGTTGGATCTTGATCCCTTTGATTTCCCCTGCGACCGCGAGTACGGCCATTCTGGTGTTTCTTTTCTCTTGGAATGAGTATCCTATTGCTTTAACTTGGATTAGCGATTCTAATAAATTAACTTTGCCCGTTGCCATGGCCAGAATTGCAGGATCTTCCATTTATTCTGTTCCTTATGGTGCTTATGCAGCAGCAACAGTGCTCGGCTCCATCCCCTTGGTCTTACTCGTTCTGATCTTTCAAAAACCGATTGTTTCTGGTCTTACTAGCGGAGCTGTAAAAGGATGA
- a CDS encoding ABC transporter ATP-binding protein, translated as MTLQIQNLGRRVGQQWIVRHLNLHVDNGECVALVGPSGCGKSTTLRLIAGLDPVSEGEIILDQANVTHATAAQRAVGMVFQSYALLPHLSVMANLELGLRVRGVGPAERLQRIQDMLDLVQLQQHADVLPAQLSGGQRQRVALARALLRDPDVYLLDEPMSNLDAQLREELRPELRRLVLNRQKPVIHVTHDQHEAMAIADRIAVLHSGRIQQVATPADLYHRPETLFIAKFIGRPQINCLLPKNGVVCAVRPEALFFAKEGLPCKLISREWLGSSQLLYLDSPQGQLRLSCSTTVEIPETPFVSWNSSDEHHFDEESGCRLSKH; from the coding sequence ATGACTCTTCAAATTCAAAATTTAGGACGTCGTGTTGGCCAACAATGGATTGTTCGTCATCTCAATCTCCATGTTGATAACGGTGAATGTGTTGCCTTAGTTGGTCCATCTGGGTGTGGTAAAAGCACAACTCTGCGCCTCATTGCTGGCCTTGATCCTGTTTCTGAAGGCGAGATCATTCTTGATCAAGCCAACGTTACGCATGCCACAGCTGCTCAGAGAGCTGTGGGAATGGTTTTTCAAAGTTATGCCTTGCTTCCACATTTGAGTGTGATGGCAAATCTAGAACTAGGTCTTCGCGTACGAGGGGTCGGTCCTGCTGAACGGTTGCAACGGATTCAAGACATGCTTGATCTTGTTCAACTGCAACAGCATGCAGATGTGTTGCCTGCTCAGTTGTCTGGAGGTCAAAGGCAACGGGTGGCGTTAGCCAGGGCTTTGTTACGCGATCCAGATGTGTATCTGCTCGATGAGCCTATGAGCAATTTGGATGCTCAACTGCGCGAAGAGTTACGGCCAGAACTTCGTCGTCTCGTTCTTAACCGTCAAAAACCAGTGATCCATGTCACGCATGATCAGCATGAAGCGATGGCGATTGCTGATCGTATTGCTGTTCTCCACTCTGGGCGCATTCAACAGGTTGCCACTCCTGCAGATCTTTATCATCGTCCTGAAACTTTGTTCATTGCCAAATTTATTGGTCGTCCCCAAATCAATTGCCTTTTGCCAAAAAATGGGGTTGTGTGTGCTGTGAGACCTGAGGCTCTTTTCTTTGCCAAGGAGGGTCTGCCCTGCAAATTAATTTCCCGTGAATGGCTCGGTAGTTCTCAGCTTCTCTACCTTGACTCTCCTCAAGGTCAGTTGAGATTATCTTGCTCAACGACAGTTGAAATTCCTGAGACGCCTTTTGTTTCTTGGAACTCTTCAGATGAGCATCATTTTGATGAAGAGAGCGGCTGCCGTCTTTCTAAACATTGA
- the csaB gene encoding polysaccharide pyruvyl transferase CsaB — protein sequence MRVSMVLCMSGLAPSFSPRRILLCGYYGEHNLGDDALLEVLNKQLPEGWQPLITAHDASAVQTLVPNSAVVNRRSLKDVLKSIQHVQVVVLGGGSLLQDSTSFRSLLYYIVLIVVARAKRKPVLLWGQGLGPLKHPCSRFLVGLVLNGAASITWRDTASIQLAKQLGIKTTMSVAPDPVWTHQMTEHKGGGNIVLCWRPSQLLTDAGWSVLLQGVDYLSKSSNRSVTWLAFHANQDVNLLQTLTEKGLVPNTLAANSETVVAENIEHAKQIFSEASLVIAMRLHALILAIVNQCPTAGLSYDPKVEAAARTADVPWFDLSHLPSLEILLEQWQTCMKNPPSKSHLHSIRTQSYEHEKALRLSLSRLENNINV from the coding sequence ATGAGGGTAAGCATGGTGTTGTGCATGTCTGGGCTGGCTCCGTCTTTCTCGCCTAGGCGCATTCTCCTCTGTGGCTATTACGGAGAACACAACCTTGGAGATGACGCCCTGCTTGAGGTGTTGAACAAACAGTTGCCCGAGGGCTGGCAACCCTTGATTACAGCCCACGATGCATCGGCGGTTCAAACGCTTGTTCCGAATTCAGCTGTCGTAAACAGGAGGTCATTAAAAGACGTCTTGAAGAGCATTCAACACGTCCAGGTGGTGGTGCTGGGAGGTGGAAGCCTGCTCCAAGACAGCACAAGTTTTCGAAGCCTTCTTTATTACATCGTTTTGATTGTGGTGGCACGAGCAAAACGCAAGCCCGTCTTGCTATGGGGGCAAGGTCTCGGACCGCTCAAGCATCCATGCAGCCGCTTTCTCGTGGGCCTTGTTCTCAACGGTGCTGCCTCCATTACCTGGAGAGACACAGCATCCATACAACTGGCCAAGCAACTGGGAATCAAAACGACGATGTCAGTGGCTCCCGATCCGGTCTGGACCCATCAGATGACTGAACACAAAGGGGGAGGAAATATTGTGCTGTGTTGGCGACCAAGCCAATTGTTAACAGACGCTGGATGGTCAGTCCTACTGCAAGGAGTCGATTATTTGAGCAAAAGCAGCAATCGATCGGTCACATGGTTGGCCTTTCATGCCAATCAAGATGTCAACTTGTTGCAAACACTGACAGAGAAAGGGTTGGTACCCAATACCTTGGCGGCAAATTCAGAGACTGTTGTTGCAGAAAACATCGAGCATGCAAAACAGATATTTAGTGAGGCAAGTCTGGTGATAGCCATGCGATTGCATGCCTTAATTTTAGCGATTGTCAATCAATGTCCAACGGCAGGACTCAGCTATGACCCAAAAGTAGAAGCAGCAGCACGTACGGCTGATGTGCCTTGGTTTGATCTGTCACACCTACCAAGCCTAGAAATATTGCTGGAACAATGGCAAACATGCATGAAAAATCCTCCGTCCAAGAGCCATCTTCATAGCATCAGAACACAATCCTACGAACACGAAAAAGCACTCAGGTTATCCTTGAGCAGACTAGAAAATAATATCAATGTTTAG